The sequence TCTTAGACATTGTTCCCGAAGCAACTACTTCTATACCAGAACGAGTTCTAATTTTTAAGGATACGAAAACGAAAATGATTCCGGTAAAGGTTCGTGCCGGAAAAGATGGAATAAAAGGAAATCTACAATTAGAATTGCCAAAAAGTTGGGTAGTTTCGCCAAAACAAATTCCGTTTACTTTAGATAAAAAAGGAAACGAGCAAATCTTTTATTTTGAAGTTACACCTCCAGTAAATCCAGAAGAAGCCGTTGCTAAAGCCGTTGCAATTACTGATAATAAACGTTTTGACAAAGACGAAACGATTATAGATTACAGCCACATCACGAAACAAATGGTTTTAAAACCAGCGGAATCAAAATGTATTAGAATTGACTTGAAAACTTCTGGCGATGCTATTGCATACATTATGGGCGCTGGCGACGAAGTTCCAGAAAGTTTAGCACAAATGGGATATAAAGTTACGATTCTAAAACCAGAAGAAATCACACCAGAACGTTTGGATTCTTTTGCTACTGTTATCACCGGAATTCGTGCTTACAATACCGTAAATGCTTTGGCCAACAAACAAAAAATACTTTTTGATTTTGTAAAAAGCGGTAAAAATATGATTGTACAGTACAATACATACGGCAAAATGGTAACAGATCAAATTGCGCCATATCCGCTAAAAGTTTCAAATGACCGTGTAACTGAAGAAAACGCTAAAATCACATTTTTAGCTCCAAATCACCCTGTTTTAAATACGCCAAATAAAATCAGCGAAAAAGATTTTCAAGGTTGGACTCAAGAACAAGGTTTGTATTATCCTGATCAATATGACGCAGCCTTCACTCCTATTATATCATCGCACGACAAAGGCGAATCTCCAAAAGATGGTGCTTTGTTAGTAGCGCCATACGGAAAAGGATATTATATTTACACTGGTTTAAGCTTTTTTAGAGAATTGCCAGAAGGTGTTGCCGGCGCATACAGATTATTATCAAATATTATTTCGCTGAAACAACCCGTAGAAGCTCCTAAACAAGAATTTAAGCAATAAAACATTTGTAAAATGGAAGCTAAAAAAACAAAAAAATGGAAAAAAAGCTACACCTATGTTTTGGTGGCAAATGCTATTTATATTCTTATTTTCTTCTTAATCATGCAATTATACTCTTAACCTATGCAACTATTTGATTGGATCGTACTTATTGTTACACTTTTATTCATTGTTGGATATGGTTCTTGGAAAACCAAAGGGAGTAAAAATGTCGAAGATTTCATTTTAGGAAACAACGAAACGCCTTGGTACACCGTTGGACTTTCGGTAATGGCAACACAAGCGAGCGCCATTACATTTTTGTCAACTCCCGGGCAAGCTTATCATGACGGAATGGGGTTTGTGCAATTTTATTTTGGATTGCCAATTGCCATGATTGTCATTTGCGCCACTTTTATTCCATTATATCATAAAAACAAGGTTTATACGGCTTACGAATTTCTTGAAAAACGATTCGATGTAAAAACCCGTTCTCTTGCCGCAATTTTGTTTTTAGTACAAAGAGGTTTAGGAACCGGACTTACTATTTACGCTCCGGCCATTATTTTATCGGCATTATTGGGCTGGAACTTGACTGTAATGAATATTATAATTGGAGTTTTGGTTATTATTTATACGTTTTCTGGGGGAACAAAAGCAGTAAACGTAACGCAGAAACAACAAATGTTTGTGATTATTTCAGGAATGTTTATCACTTTTTTCTTGATTTTGCACTATTTGCCAAACGATATGACTTTTACGAGCGCGATGCACATAGCGGGCGCAAATGACAAAATGAATATTGTAGATTTCTCTTTTGATCCGGAAGAAAAATATACGTTTTGGAGTGGTATTACAGGCGGTTTTTTCTTGGCTCTCTCCTATTTCGGGACAGATCAATCACAAGTTGGTCGTTATTTATCTGGGAAATCGGTAAAGGAAAGTCAAATGGGATTAATCATGAATGGACTTTTAAAAGTTCCGATGCAGTTTTTCATATTACTGACTGGAGTTATGGTTTTTGTTTTCTTCCAATTCAATCCAGTGCCGTTAAATTTTAATCCAAATAACAAAACGGTAATTGAAAAATCAGCATACAAAGAAGAATATCATGCTTTGGAAAAAAGACTTGACAAACTTTCTGAGGATAAAAAAGTAATCAATTTATTGTATATCGATCAGTTGAATCAGGATTACGACAATCCTATTTTGAGAAAAGAATTAGTTGCCTTGTCTAACAAAGAAAAAGATTTGCGCGACAAAGCCAAAGAAATCATTTCAAAAGCCGACAACAACAGCGAAACCAATGACAAGGATTATGTTTTTTTCCATTTCATTCTGCATTATTTGCCAAAAGGTCTTATTGGTTTATTGCTTGCCGTAATTCTTTCAGCTGCAATGTCATCGACTGCTTCAGGATTAAATGCTTTAGCTTCGACAACAGCAATTGATATTTACAAACGAAATGTAAAAACCGAAAAATCAGATAAGCATTATTTGATGGCGACTAAATTCTTCACTCTTTTCTGGGGAGTTGTAGCGATTCTTTTTGCTTGCGTTGGAACTTTATTCGAGAATTTGATTCAGCTTGTAAACATCATTGGTTCAATTTTTTACGGAACCGTTTTAGGAATATTCCTTGTTGGTTTCTATTTGAAACGCGTTCAGGCAAAGTCGATGTTCATTAGTGCTATTATTAGTCAATTGACGAT comes from Flavobacterium sp. KACC 22761 and encodes:
- a CDS encoding sodium:solute symporter family transporter, which encodes MQLFDWIVLIVTLLFIVGYGSWKTKGSKNVEDFILGNNETPWYTVGLSVMATQASAITFLSTPGQAYHDGMGFVQFYFGLPIAMIVICATFIPLYHKNKVYTAYEFLEKRFDVKTRSLAAILFLVQRGLGTGLTIYAPAIILSALLGWNLTVMNIIIGVLVIIYTFSGGTKAVNVTQKQQMFVIISGMFITFFLILHYLPNDMTFTSAMHIAGANDKMNIVDFSFDPEEKYTFWSGITGGFFLALSYFGTDQSQVGRYLSGKSVKESQMGLIMNGLLKVPMQFFILLTGVMVFVFFQFNPVPLNFNPNNKTVIEKSAYKEEYHALEKRLDKLSEDKKVINLLYIDQLNQDYDNPILRKELVALSNKEKDLRDKAKEIISKADNNSETNDKDYVFFHFILHYLPKGLIGLLLAVILSAAMSSTASGLNALASTTAIDIYKRNVKTEKSDKHYLMATKFFTLFWGVVAILFACVGTLFENLIQLVNIIGSIFYGTVLGIFLVGFYLKRVQAKSMFISAIISQLTIFVIYYFMIYIYPSGQEKLGYLWLNFIGANLTVVLSLVLQFLFFREKPDVDNVIFE